One window of Nocardia nova SH22a genomic DNA carries:
- a CDS encoding DUF1345 domain-containing protein: MSGPEKDSSRDDSTRHNGGGDHSSRDEPGENSRGDDSTHESDNEVPAWARRTAGESRWAATAAMVGIIVLQLVLPEHFQLRPLWLLPVLEGVLLVVLVVSSPVRLNREEIWLRWCSLGLSALLGIATAWSVFRLVAGLLNGTVSNDPPVLLGSGAAIWLTNVTVFALWYWEFDRGGPAARAHARKPLPDFLFVQMQSPDLSPRDWEPEFLDYLYLSFTNATAFSPTDVMPMSRWAKTLMMAESALSLITAALVIARAVNVLK; this comes from the coding sequence GTGAGCGGCCCCGAGAAAGACAGCTCCCGCGACGACAGCACCCGCCACAACGGCGGCGGTGACCACAGCTCCCGCGACGAACCCGGCGAGAACTCTCGCGGGGACGACTCCACGCATGAATCCGACAACGAGGTCCCGGCATGGGCGCGCCGCACTGCGGGCGAATCACGCTGGGCGGCAACGGCTGCGATGGTGGGCATCATCGTCCTGCAACTGGTGTTGCCCGAACATTTCCAGCTGCGGCCGCTGTGGTTGCTACCGGTATTGGAAGGGGTGCTGCTGGTCGTCCTGGTGGTGAGCAGTCCGGTACGCCTGAACCGGGAGGAGATCTGGCTGCGCTGGTGCAGTCTCGGATTGTCGGCGCTACTGGGCATCGCGACGGCATGGTCGGTCTTCCGCCTGGTCGCGGGCCTGCTCAACGGCACCGTCAGCAACGACCCACCCGTTCTCCTGGGCTCGGGCGCGGCGATCTGGCTCACCAACGTCACCGTATTCGCCCTCTGGTACTGGGAATTCGACCGTGGCGGCCCCGCGGCCCGCGCCCACGCCCGAAAGCCCCTCCCCGACTTCCTCTTCGTCCAGATGCAGAGCCCCGACCTGTCCCCGAGGGACTGGGAGCCGGAATTCCTCGACTACCTCTACCTCTCCTTCACCAACGCCACCGCCTTCAGCCCCACCGACGTCATGCCCATGTCCCGCTGGGCCAAGACCCTGATGATGGCCGAATCGGCCCTGTCCCTGATCACCGCGGCACTGGTCATCGCGCGCGCGGTGAACGTCCTGAAGTAA
- a CDS encoding class I adenylate-forming enzyme family protein → MHLSELPDSRSRRDPGAPCVADDQIGLNNAEFADAVRRAATAFAAHGVSSGDVVAVMLPNTVSLVVSLFAAWRLGAAVTPVNPSLVDAEIGYQSADAGAKVLVTDRPMNIGVTVLTSAELTAGPPADIPIETRDDALALLVYTSGTTGRPKGVMLDHANLNAMCAMVIGAFELTATDHSLLVLPLFHVNGIVVSTLSPLLAGGRATIAGRFDPGTFFDRLERSGATYFSAVPTIYTMLADLSPEIAPDTSAVRFAVCGAAPASAELLRKFENRYGIPIVEGYGLSEGTCASVVNPLRGRRKPGTVGLPLPGQTIRIADPDGNPVEAGGTGEVLIQGPNVMRGYLNRPQETADTIVDGWLRTGDIGRFDENGYLVLVDRAKDMIIRGGENIYPKEIESIVYQLPEVAEAAVVGRASEIYGEEPVLFLALNSGATLTADDVLAHTRRNLSKYKLPVAITFLDNLPKNPVGKLDKPSLRRTLPA, encoded by the coding sequence ATGCACCTCTCCGAGTTACCCGACTCCCGCAGCCGCCGCGATCCCGGCGCACCCTGCGTCGCCGACGATCAGATCGGGTTGAACAACGCCGAGTTCGCCGACGCGGTACGACGGGCCGCTACCGCATTTGCCGCGCACGGGGTTTCGTCCGGCGATGTGGTCGCGGTGATGCTGCCGAACACCGTGTCGCTGGTGGTGTCCCTGTTCGCCGCATGGCGTCTGGGCGCGGCGGTGACGCCGGTCAATCCATCGCTGGTCGACGCCGAGATCGGCTACCAGAGCGCCGATGCCGGGGCGAAGGTGCTGGTCACGGATCGGCCGATGAATATCGGGGTCACCGTGCTGACCTCGGCCGAACTCACCGCGGGGCCGCCCGCCGACATCCCGATCGAGACTCGTGACGATGCGCTGGCCCTGCTGGTCTACACCAGCGGGACGACCGGACGGCCCAAGGGCGTCATGCTCGACCACGCGAATCTGAATGCCATGTGCGCCATGGTGATCGGCGCCTTCGAACTCACCGCCACCGATCACAGTCTGCTGGTCCTGCCGTTGTTCCACGTCAACGGCATCGTGGTGAGCACCCTGTCGCCGCTGCTGGCCGGTGGGCGTGCCACGATCGCGGGCCGCTTCGATCCCGGCACCTTCTTCGACCGGCTCGAGCGCAGTGGGGCCACCTATTTCTCCGCGGTGCCCACCATCTACACGATGCTGGCCGATCTGTCGCCGGAGATCGCTCCCGACACCTCTGCGGTGCGGTTCGCGGTCTGTGGCGCGGCGCCGGCCAGTGCCGAACTGTTGCGGAAGTTCGAGAACCGTTACGGCATACCGATCGTCGAGGGCTACGGGCTGTCGGAGGGGACCTGCGCGAGTGTGGTCAATCCGCTGCGCGGTCGTCGCAAGCCGGGGACGGTCGGACTTCCGCTGCCGGGTCAGACGATCCGCATCGCCGATCCCGACGGCAATCCGGTCGAGGCGGGCGGCACGGGCGAGGTGCTGATCCAGGGGCCGAATGTCATGCGCGGCTATCTGAATCGGCCGCAGGAGACCGCGGACACGATCGTCGACGGGTGGCTGCGCACCGGCGATATCGGCCGGTTCGACGAGAACGGCTATCTGGTCCTGGTCGATCGTGCCAAGGACATGATCATCCGCGGCGGCGAGAACATCTACCCCAAGGAGATCGAGAGCATCGTCTACCAGCTGCCCGAGGTCGCCGAGGCCGCGGTGGTCGGCCGGGCCAGCGAGATCTACGGCGAGGAGCCGGTGCTGTTCCTCGCCCTGAATTCCGGGGCCACGCTCACCGCCGACGACGTACTCGCCCACACCCGCCGGAACCTGTCGAAATACAAGTTGCCCGTGGCGATCACATTCCTCGACAACCTGCCGAAGAACCCCGTCGGCAAGCTCGACAAGCCCTCCCTGCGCCGCACCCTGCCCGCCTGA
- a CDS encoding phytoene desaturase family protein, with protein MTTALVVGGGPNGLAAAVALASEGVEVTVLEAADRVGGGARSSEAVVPGLLHDHCSAIHPMAVGSPFLAGLGLERYGLTWRLPEIDCVHPLDDGSAGVLYRSVERTAAGLGRDGSRWRLAFDRPVRRYDALSEDIMRPLLRVPHHPLTLARFGAPTVLPGSAFARLLRTEQARALFGGVAAHAFRPLDRPLTSAVGLGILTAGHRHGWAVAEGGSQSITNALVALLTDLGGKVETGVRVETAAQLPPADITMFDLAPDAVTRILGDRLPRRIRHAFNRFRRGPGAFKVDFAVEGGVPWTNPDARRAGTVHLAGTYRELAATEREIHAGRMPERPFVLVGQQYLADPKRSAGDVHPLWSYAHVPNGYPGDATEAIIAQIERFAPGFRERIVGQSIRRTTEMAAYNPNYVGGDIMTGAKDIRQLIFGPRTTLSPYTLGLPGHYICSAATPPGPGAHGMCGANAAHLALAELARR; from the coding sequence GTGACGACCGCGCTGGTGGTGGGCGGCGGGCCCAACGGGCTCGCCGCCGCCGTCGCCCTCGCCTCCGAGGGGGTCGAGGTCACCGTGCTCGAGGCGGCCGATCGGGTCGGCGGGGGTGCGCGCAGTAGCGAGGCCGTCGTGCCCGGCCTGTTGCACGACCACTGTTCGGCCATTCATCCGATGGCCGTCGGCTCGCCGTTCCTGGCCGGTCTCGGGCTGGAGCGGTACGGACTCACCTGGCGGTTGCCCGAGATCGACTGTGTGCATCCACTCGACGACGGCAGCGCCGGTGTGCTGTACCGCTCGGTCGAGCGGACCGCCGCCGGGCTGGGACGCGACGGGTCGCGCTGGCGACTGGCCTTCGACCGCCCGGTGCGGCGCTACGACGCACTGAGCGAGGACATCATGCGTCCGCTGCTGCGTGTACCGCACCACCCGCTCACCCTGGCCCGGTTCGGCGCGCCCACCGTGCTGCCCGGATCCGCGTTCGCGCGGCTGCTCCGGACCGAACAGGCGCGCGCCTTGTTCGGAGGTGTTGCGGCGCATGCGTTCCGGCCGCTCGACCGGCCACTCACCTCCGCCGTCGGACTGGGCATTCTCACCGCCGGGCATCGGCACGGCTGGGCGGTGGCCGAGGGCGGCTCACAGTCCATCACGAATGCGCTGGTGGCTCTGCTCACGGATCTCGGCGGCAAGGTCGAGACCGGGGTGCGGGTCGAGACGGCGGCGCAACTGCCTCCGGCCGACATCACCATGTTCGACCTGGCCCCGGACGCGGTCACCCGGATCCTCGGTGATCGGCTGCCGCGTCGAATCCGGCACGCGTTCAACCGTTTCCGGCGTGGTCCGGGTGCTTTCAAGGTCGATTTCGCGGTGGAAGGCGGTGTGCCGTGGACCAACCCGGATGCCCGCCGCGCCGGAACCGTCCACCTGGCCGGGACCTACCGGGAACTGGCGGCGACCGAACGCGAAATCCACGCGGGCCGCATGCCCGAACGCCCCTTCGTCCTGGTCGGCCAGCAATACCTGGCCGACCCGAAACGCTCGGCAGGCGATGTGCACCCGCTGTGGAGCTACGCGCACGTCCCCAACGGCTACCCCGGCGACGCGACCGAGGCGATCATCGCCCAGATCGAACGCTTCGCCCCCGGCTTCCGGGAACGGATCGTGGGACAGTCGATCCGCAGAACCACCGAGATGGCGGCCTACAACCCGAACTACGTCGGCGGCGACATCATGACCGGCGCCAAGGACATCCGCCAACTGATCTTCGGCCCCCGAACAACCTTGTCCCCCTACACCCTCGGCCTCCCCGGCCACTACATCTGTTCAGCAGCAACCCCACCCGGCCCGGGCGCACACGGCATGTGCGGAGCCAACGCCGCCCACCTCGCCCTGGCGGAGCTGGCGAGGCGGTAA
- a CDS encoding PucR family transcriptional regulator, with the protein MVTRARRDEIGVGEYVARIAARMNEQVTDVSSTIRDALEQLIPELRGDARTVELLGASVEGNVDTILHALRHGIAVERITAPAAALEYARRLAQHGVPVNALVRAYRLGQRRLTELVFAELHAIDMEPTTRIAVIEEITDVLFAYIDWISQQVVAVYEEERERWLENRNSVRAMRVREVLAEDTAVDVDDATAAIRYPLRWHHVAMVLWYPDADSDSDDLARLQRFVRELAAAVETAAGPLFAAADRTSGWVWLPYKSDPGDPAARIRRFAADRPDAPHIAIGAAGAGVDGFRRSHRQAQQGRAVAARGGPAQKIVASTDPGLVAAALLGGNPAAVRDWVADVLGPLATDTASDARLRDTLRVFLGAGGSYKAAAQELDLHYNSVKYRVGRAVSRRGRPIADDRLDVEIALLVCHWYGKSVLAR; encoded by the coding sequence GTGGTGACGAGGGCGCGGCGGGACGAGATCGGTGTGGGCGAGTACGTCGCCCGCATCGCCGCGCGGATGAACGAGCAGGTCACCGATGTCAGTTCGACCATCCGGGACGCGCTCGAGCAACTGATACCGGAGTTGCGGGGGGATGCGCGGACGGTCGAGTTGCTGGGGGCCAGTGTCGAGGGGAATGTCGACACGATTCTGCACGCGCTGCGGCACGGGATCGCGGTGGAGCGGATCACCGCCCCGGCCGCCGCGCTCGAGTACGCGCGTCGGCTCGCGCAGCACGGGGTGCCGGTCAACGCGCTGGTGCGGGCGTATCGGCTGGGGCAGCGGCGGCTCACCGAACTGGTCTTCGCGGAACTGCACGCCATCGACATGGAACCGACCACGCGGATCGCGGTGATCGAGGAGATCACCGATGTGCTGTTCGCCTATATCGACTGGATCTCGCAGCAGGTCGTCGCGGTCTACGAGGAGGAGCGCGAGCGGTGGCTGGAGAACCGGAACAGCGTGCGCGCCATGCGAGTTCGGGAGGTGCTGGCCGAGGACACCGCGGTGGATGTCGACGACGCCACCGCCGCGATCCGGTATCCGCTGCGCTGGCATCACGTGGCGATGGTGCTCTGGTACCCGGACGCCGACTCCGACAGCGACGATCTGGCGCGATTGCAGCGATTCGTCCGGGAACTGGCCGCTGCCGTCGAGACCGCCGCCGGTCCGCTGTTCGCCGCGGCCGATCGGACCAGCGGGTGGGTCTGGCTGCCGTACAAATCCGATCCCGGCGATCCGGCCGCGCGGATTCGCCGGTTCGCCGCCGACCGGCCCGACGCTCCGCATATCGCGATCGGCGCGGCGGGTGCGGGAGTCGACGGCTTCCGCCGGTCCCACCGGCAGGCTCAGCAGGGCCGCGCGGTGGCGGCACGAGGCGGACCCGCGCAGAAGATCGTGGCGTCCACCGATCCCGGATTGGTGGCGGCCGCACTGCTCGGCGGGAACCCGGCGGCGGTCCGGGACTGGGTGGCCGACGTCCTCGGACCGCTGGCCACCGACACCGCGAGCGATGCCCGGCTGCGTGACACCCTGCGGGTGTTCCTCGGCGCCGGTGGCAGTTACAAGGCCGCCGCGCAGGAGCTGGATCTGCACTACAACTCGGTGAAGTACCGGGTGGGCCGGGCCGTGTCCCGGCGCGGGCGACCCATCGCCGACGATCGCCTCGACGTGGAGATCGCACTCCTGGTGTGCCACTGGTACGGCAAGTCGGTGCTCGCCCGCTGA
- a CDS encoding DUF3556 domain-containing protein, which yields MGFTKPDLPAVDPDTFLQKPLMERMRVLGADWAENGFGSPKMVHCVYILKLVVLYAIGGITVATLTSGLPAFWHVAEWWNQPIVYQKAVVWTVLLEVVGLAGSWGPLAGKVKPMTGGILFWARPGTIRLRPWKWVPGTAGDRRTWFDITLYLALLASLVVALALPGVHSDSLAAVLPDNTSGLIAPAVVAAPIVLLILNGLRDKVIFLGARGEQYLPALIAFTVFPFVNMIIALKLLIVVVWVGAGFSKLGKHFSNVVPPMVSNSPSVPFKSVKRAHYKDFPRDMRPSGVAHFMAHVNGTCVEMLVPLVLLFSTNKWLTLVAALIMVIFHLFIVSTFPLAVPLEWNVLFAYATVFLFLGFPAWNGYAVWDMSPVWLVVPVAAALLFFPVLGNLRPDKVSFLPSMRQYAGNWASAVWTFAPGTEEKLNRVTRSAGNQIDQFIEFGYEPQWAEITLQKTIAWRTLHSQGRGLFSLLIARLPDIDSRTVREGEFLCNSIVGFNFGDGHFHGEEMIRAVQDEARFEPGECVVAWVESEAVGSGVQHYKLIDAALGVIERGTWRVADAVAEQPWLPHGPIPLRPTWTRSVSTEPTQDDFGVVA from the coding sequence ATGGGATTCACCAAGCCGGACCTTCCGGCAGTCGACCCGGACACATTCCTGCAGAAACCGCTCATGGAACGGATGCGCGTACTCGGCGCCGACTGGGCCGAAAACGGTTTCGGCTCACCGAAAATGGTGCACTGCGTATACATCCTCAAACTGGTCGTGCTCTACGCGATCGGCGGAATCACGGTGGCCACACTGACTTCCGGGCTGCCCGCGTTCTGGCATGTCGCCGAGTGGTGGAATCAGCCGATCGTCTATCAGAAGGCGGTCGTCTGGACAGTGCTGCTGGAGGTCGTCGGCCTCGCCGGTTCGTGGGGGCCGCTGGCGGGCAAGGTGAAGCCGATGACCGGGGGAATCCTGTTCTGGGCCAGGCCCGGAACCATCCGGCTGCGTCCCTGGAAGTGGGTGCCCGGCACCGCGGGGGATCGCCGCACCTGGTTCGACATCACGCTGTATCTGGCCCTGCTCGCGAGTCTGGTTGTCGCACTGGCCTTACCCGGTGTGCACAGCGATTCGCTGGCGGCGGTGCTGCCGGACAACACCTCCGGGCTCATCGCTCCCGCGGTCGTGGCCGCGCCGATCGTGCTGCTGATCCTCAACGGACTGCGGGACAAGGTGATCTTCCTCGGCGCCCGCGGTGAGCAGTATCTGCCCGCGCTGATCGCCTTCACCGTGTTTCCGTTCGTGAACATGATCATCGCGCTGAAACTGCTGATCGTGGTCGTCTGGGTCGGCGCCGGATTCTCCAAACTCGGCAAGCACTTCTCCAATGTGGTGCCGCCGATGGTGTCCAACAGCCCGTCGGTGCCGTTCAAGTCGGTGAAACGCGCGCACTACAAGGATTTCCCGCGCGATATGCGGCCCTCCGGCGTCGCGCATTTCATGGCCCACGTCAACGGCACCTGTGTCGAGATGCTCGTCCCACTGGTGCTGCTGTTCTCGACCAACAAGTGGCTGACACTGGTCGCGGCGCTGATCATGGTGATCTTCCACCTGTTCATCGTCTCCACCTTCCCGCTGGCGGTGCCGCTGGAATGGAATGTGCTGTTCGCCTACGCCACAGTCTTCCTGTTCCTCGGATTCCCGGCCTGGAACGGATACGCGGTGTGGGACATGTCCCCGGTGTGGCTGGTGGTGCCGGTGGCCGCGGCGCTGCTGTTCTTCCCCGTGCTCGGTAATCTGCGGCCGGACAAGGTGTCGTTCCTGCCCTCGATGCGGCAGTACGCGGGCAACTGGGCCTCGGCGGTCTGGACGTTCGCGCCCGGCACCGAGGAGAAACTGAATCGGGTGACCCGCTCGGCCGGAAACCAGATCGACCAGTTCATCGAATTCGGTTACGAACCGCAGTGGGCCGAGATCACCCTGCAGAAGACGATCGCGTGGCGCACTCTGCACAGCCAGGGGCGCGGGTTGTTCTCGCTGCTGATTGCCCGGCTGCCCGATATCGATTCGCGTACAGTTCGCGAGGGGGAATTCCTCTGCAACTCGATCGTGGGTTTCAATTTCGGTGACGGCCACTTCCATGGTGAGGAGATGATCCGCGCGGTGCAGGACGAGGCTCGTTTCGAACCCGGCGAATGTGTGGTCGCCTGGGTGGAGTCGGAGGCGGTCGGCAGCGGGGTGCAGCACTACAAGCTGATCGACGCGGCGCTGGGCGTGATCGAACGCGGCACCTGGCGGGTCGCCGACGCCGTCGCCGAGCAGCCGTGGCTGCCGCACGGTCCGATCCCGTTGCGTCCCACCTGGACCCGCTCGGTGTCTACCGAGCCCACGCAGGACGATTTCGGAGTGGTGGCGTGA
- a CDS encoding MarR family winged helix-turn-helix transcriptional regulator: protein MTNDKTSTTPRIPHADEVTEAIGFVPLVEAFFRRAQSEMPDELAEIFQAHKLTGRHGAVLPQLVVAPALSVGELAARMGLSMSTTSEVVGDLSRAGLVHRREDPANRRRTLISLSDNHRNAIEGFVALRSAPLLRVLESLSPRDRAGFVAGLSAWAHEVQRG, encoded by the coding sequence GTGACGAACGACAAGACCTCCACGACGCCGCGCATTCCACACGCCGACGAAGTAACCGAGGCGATCGGTTTCGTGCCGCTGGTGGAGGCGTTCTTCCGCCGAGCGCAGAGCGAGATGCCGGACGAACTCGCCGAGATCTTCCAGGCGCACAAACTCACCGGCAGGCACGGCGCCGTACTGCCGCAACTGGTCGTCGCCCCGGCGCTGAGCGTGGGCGAACTCGCCGCGCGAATGGGTCTGTCGATGTCCACCACCAGCGAGGTCGTCGGCGATCTGAGCCGGGCGGGCCTGGTCCACCGCCGGGAGGATCCCGCCAACCGCCGCCGCACCCTGATATCCCTGTCCGACAACCACCGGAACGCGATCGAGGGTTTCGTCGCACTGCGCTCGGCGCCACTGCTGCGGGTACTCGAGAGCCTGTCCCCGCGGGATCGTGCCGGTTTCGTAGCGGGCCTGAGCGCGTGGGCGCACGAGGTACAGCGAGGGTGA
- a CDS encoding antibiotic biosynthesis monooxygenase family protein has translation MADDEPITLINVFEVPADQVDELIEDWRERARIMSTKPGFRDFRLHRAVSGDSRFQLVNVARWDSAQALRAAVSDPEFRTRRAEAITTSPVLEQGANPATYRVVAEQVADPEK, from the coding sequence ATGGCAGACGACGAGCCGATCACGCTGATCAACGTCTTCGAGGTCCCCGCCGACCAGGTGGACGAGCTGATCGAGGACTGGCGCGAGCGTGCGCGAATCATGAGCACCAAACCCGGATTCCGCGATTTCCGGCTCCACCGCGCGGTGTCGGGCGACTCCCGCTTCCAGTTGGTCAACGTCGCGCGCTGGGACAGCGCGCAAGCCCTGCGGGCGGCCGTATCCGATCCGGAATTCCGGACCCGCAGAGCCGAAGCCATCACAACCAGCCCGGTCCTGGAGCAGGGCGCGAACCCCGCCACGTACCGGGTGGTCGCCGAACAGGTCGCCGACCCGGAGAAGTAA